Genomic DNA from Leptotrichia wadei:
ATTACTAAAAATACCCCTAAAATTCCTGCAATTGCACCTTCAATTGATTTTTTTGGACTAATTTTTGGAGCAAGTCTGTGTCTAAATATTTTCCCGCCGATTGCCATTCCGACAAGATAAGCAGAAATATCACATGCCCAAATTAACATAAATGTCATTACAACTAAAATTTTTCCATTTGGAAATTCATATTTTATTAGTAAAATATGTGAGAATAAATATGAAACATAAATTATTCCAAATAAAGTATAGGAAATTTCTGCCATTGCATTGTGAATTTTTACTTTAAAAACTTGCCTTAAAGACAGAAGAATTATTGCAAATACGATAAATCCTCCCATATCAAAGTTAATTTGCTTAAAAAGTTCAAATTTAAAATATGAAAAAATATTTTTTGAATTTTCCTGAAAATATATCGCAACAGGCAAAAACAGCCCAAGTCCCATTCCAATCCTGCTTGCTACTTCAAATCCCTTGTCCTTTAGCATTTTGTAAAATTCAAAAAGCGATATTCCAATTATTACAAGAGTAAACACCAAAAACATCAGATTCCCTTTTAAAAATATCCATAAAAGGAAAGGTACAAACAACAAAATAATAAATAATCTACTTAACATTCAGCCCTCCGTATCTTCTATCCCTTTTATTAAAGGATAAAATCGCTTTATCTAATTCATTTTCATCAAAATCAGGCCAGAAAACATCTGTTATATAAAACTCCGAATAGGCAATTTCCCAAAGCAAAAAATTGCTTATCCTAAATTCTCCACTCGTTCTGATTACAAGTTCTGGATCTGGGATTTCTGGTCGGTACATATATTTTGAAAACTCTTCTTCTGTAACTTTTTCGATTTTTTTTGTTTCATTTTCACTCAAAATTTTATTTACCGCACTTACAATTTCCCTTCTTCCGCCATAATTAAAAGCAATATTAAAAGTTATTTTACTACAATCTTCCAAAAATTTTTGTGTATCTTCAATTTTTTTTAGAAGTTTTGGAGAAATATTTTCCTTTTCCCCTGTCACAACTAACTTTACACCTTGCTTTTTCAGATTTTTTTTCTCTTTATCTAAATATTTTCCAAATAAATCCATAAGACCATTTACTTCCTTTTGCGGACGCTTCCAGTTCTCAGTTGAAAAAGCGTAAACAGTCAAATATTTGACTCCAATTTCTCCAGCATATCTTAAAATTTTCTCAAGGCTAGCTGCTCCAGCTCTATGCCCTTCTAACCGAATTTTTCCACGTTCCTTAGCCCATCTGCCATTTCCATCCATAATAATCGCGATATGCTTAGGAATTGCTAATTTATCTCTATCCATATTATTCCTTTCAAGAATAAAATATTATTGCTATAATTATAACAGGCAAATCATTATTTTTCAAGGTGT
This window encodes:
- a CDS encoding phosphatidate cytidylyltransferase, yielding MLSRLFIILLFVPFLLWIFLKGNLMFLVFTLVIIGISLFEFYKMLKDKGFEVASRIGMGLGLFLPVAIYFQENSKNIFSYFKFELFKQINFDMGGFIVFAIILLSLRQVFKVKIHNAMAEISYTLFGIIYVSYLFSHILLIKYEFPNGKILVVMTFMLIWACDISAYLVGMAIGGKIFRHRLAPKISPKKSIEGAIAGILGVFLVILSFDKIYLFIANFVCGISFLSKNCSVNYDYVAIGGLKAFILALAIGIFAELGDLVESKIKRELEVKDSGNLLLGHGGFLDRFDSALFVLPIVYYFMKYVAYL
- a CDS encoding isoprenyl transferase, with product MDRDKLAIPKHIAIIMDGNGRWAKERGKIRLEGHRAGAASLEKILRYAGEIGVKYLTVYAFSTENWKRPQKEVNGLMDLFGKYLDKEKKNLKKQGVKLVVTGEKENISPKLLKKIEDTQKFLEDCSKITFNIAFNYGGRREIVSAVNKILSENETKKIEKVTEEEFSKYMYRPEIPDPELVIRTSGEFRISNFLLWEIAYSEFYITDVFWPDFDENELDKAILSFNKRDRRYGGLNVK